The DNA window TGGTTGTTCATTAAGTTTATCTGGCTCTCCTCGAACCACGCGCCTCAGCGCCGCGAGCGTCAATGTTTCTTTTTCGGTGCTTGCTGGCGCGGAGCTCACGCCAGGATTCGCGCACAATGCGGTAATCACATCGACCGCCGGATGAATGGCGTCCAGCAAGGTAGCGGATAGCGTGAGTTCACGACGTTTCATGGCTGCGAAAATATTTTCGAGTTCCGTGCATAACGCCTCCACGCCCGGGAGATTAACCGACCGAGCCGCGCCCTTGAGGGAGTGGGCTTCGCGAAACATGCGCTCGACGATGGGGGCCTGCTCGGTCTCATTCGCCCGCTCAATGCTCACAAATCCAGCGGTAATGGCCTCTAGGTGCTCGCTCGCCTCGACCTTAAAGGTCTCTCGCAGCCCCGCCAAAAACGCTTCTTTTTTTGGGTCCATGCTTTTAGCTTGCCTTGATGCTTGCTTAATCCTCGATGCGTTGTCGCTCGACTAAGCCTTTCAGCCGTTCGCCAAACGACTGAAGGGATTGGGCCGAGGCCTTGAGCTGCTGGGTACCCGACAGGTTTTGGCCAGTGGCTTGGCGAATGTTGGCAATCGCCAAAGCGATCTGATCCATGCCGACGAGCTGCTGTTGGTTCGACGCGGCGATCTGGGTAGCGGCTTGGGCGGCATCATTAATATTGACCGCGAGTGCTTGGATGGAATCGCCCGCCTCGGTGGCTTGTTTGACTCCGGCGGCGACCACCTTGGTGCCCTGCTCGGTGGCCATCACTGCAGCACTGGTGGCCTTCTGCACTTCCATCAGAATGACCCGCACCTGGGCGGTCGCTTGGCGCGATTGCTCGGCGAGACTCTTGACCTCTTGCGCTACCACTGCGAATTCCTTGCCATACTCACCGGCGCGACTCGCCTCCAGGGCCGCGTTGACCGCCAGCAGGTTCGATTGTTCGGCCAGATCGTTGACCGTCGCAATGATCTCGCTAATGGCTTGGCCCTGTTCGCTCAAGCGCAC is part of the Gammaproteobacteria bacterium genome and encodes:
- a CDS encoding methyl-accepting chemotaxis protein produces the protein MFNEATREFITVAIGSVLLAVAMAWFMNRLLAVPLRTITGIAERVAVGDLTVRIATENRSDEIGALQRAFQTMISNLKDLNRELREGVGVVASSSTEILATVSQVATGAAETATAVSETSTTAEEVKQTAHLSHQKAKNVQDSAQKTAVVSATGHQAVARTIEGMHHIREQMESIAESVVRLSEQGQAISEIIATVNDLAEQSNLLAVNAALEASRAGEYGKEFAVVAQEVKSLAEQSRQATAQVRVILMEVQKATSAAVMATEQGTKVVAAGVKQATEAGDSIQALAVNINDAAQAATQIAASNQQQLVGMDQIALAIANIRQATGQNLSGTQQLKASAQSLQSFGERLKGLVERQRIED